A DNA window from Shewanella baltica contains the following coding sequences:
- a CDS encoding AraC family transcriptional regulator, which produces MSTATPIENINYWRHPSLSGIELSQAEFTHFSFDKHVHLDYHLGVVTQGAQQFVNKGSSYQLGQHSLSTLNPDETHDGQSRDADGYRVKVMSIPVEYMNEVSQELGLKEHFFSAPMVDDPTLYQYFIQLHELLIQGQCSALVGESHLLNFIHLLLDRYPSGVSSSITKPNQPQGLSKLQVSLVKQRIHDEPWHNTQLETLANEVSLSKFQFLRQFKQATGMTPHAYLKRVRLELAKKSLSHGALVADVAQQFGFFDQSHLNKAFKQAFLLSPVQFQRRML; this is translated from the coding sequence ATGAGTACAGCAACACCCATTGAAAACATTAACTATTGGCGCCATCCCAGCTTATCAGGCATAGAACTGAGTCAGGCGGAATTCACGCATTTTAGCTTCGATAAACATGTGCATCTGGATTACCACTTAGGTGTGGTCACCCAAGGTGCGCAGCAGTTTGTGAATAAGGGCAGCAGTTATCAACTCGGTCAGCACAGTCTATCGACCTTAAATCCCGACGAAACCCACGATGGCCAGAGCCGCGATGCCGACGGTTATCGGGTGAAAGTCATGTCGATCCCCGTGGAATACATGAATGAAGTCAGCCAAGAACTGGGGTTGAAGGAGCACTTTTTCAGCGCGCCCATGGTGGATGACCCAACGCTTTATCAATACTTTATTCAGCTACACGAGCTATTGATCCAAGGCCAATGCAGTGCGCTCGTGGGCGAGTCCCATTTACTGAACTTTATTCATCTGCTGCTGGATCGTTACCCCAGCGGCGTTTCATCTAGCATCACTAAGCCGAATCAACCGCAGGGGTTATCTAAGTTGCAGGTGAGCTTAGTCAAGCAGCGAATTCACGATGAGCCTTGGCATAATACTCAGCTTGAAACCTTAGCCAATGAAGTGAGCTTAAGTAAGTTTCAGTTTTTGCGGCAATTTAAACAGGCAACAGGGATGACACCCCATGCTTATCTCAAGCGGGTGCGTTTAGAGTTGGCGAAAAAATCCTTAAGTCATGGCGCTCTAGTGGCGGATGTGGCGCAGCAATTCGGATTTTTTGACCAGAGCCATTTAAATAAAGCCTTTAAGCAGGCATTCCTATTATCGCCGGTGCAATTTCAGCGACGTATGCTCTAG
- a CDS encoding alkaline phosphatase yields MNKKLLVVAISAMLGLAACGSDGDNGTAGTPGSNGSNGSNGSNGKDWTAVNQWYVDAQARVTKAEGLTVNNDVGAAKNVILFVGDGMGVSTITAARILEGQLKGKTGEENSLSFETLPYVGLSKTYNVDGQTPDSAGTMSAMMTGVKTDVGVISQAEGVVRANCASTKDQNLVTSLELAAMAGMATGVVTTARLTHATPAATYAHVPERDWEADSNLPAEAVTNGCKDIAAQMLDFNYGSGLNVMMGGGRRAFIPKTTVDPEGKAGKRNDGRDLTAEWMTKYTNAAYVQDRDGFLSVDAASTDHLLGLFNSSHMEYDYDRKEAGVTGEPSLAEMTAKSIDILKKNSKGFVLIVEAGRIDHAHHAGNAARALYDTMALSEAVRVAMEKTSANDTLLMVTADHSHVFTIAGYPTRGNPILGLVKSNDANGVAEVTNSTDANGLPYTTVGYANGMGYASLATGGDERYNFPVDAGRKDLNFVDTQSAGFHQEALVPLSDETHAGEDVAIFARGPSSDLIQGTVEQNHIFHVMNRAANLVAKAEAAAVK; encoded by the coding sequence ATGAATAAGAAATTACTAGTAGTCGCGATTTCAGCCATGCTGGGTTTAGCCGCATGCGGTAGCGATGGTGATAACGGTACCGCGGGAACACCGGGTAGCAATGGATCAAATGGGTCTAACGGTAGCAATGGCAAAGATTGGACTGCTGTGAATCAGTGGTATGTCGATGCACAAGCTCGCGTGACCAAAGCCGAAGGCTTAACTGTTAACAATGATGTTGGCGCCGCGAAAAACGTGATCCTGTTTGTGGGTGACGGTATGGGTGTATCGACCATTACTGCCGCACGTATTTTAGAAGGCCAGCTAAAAGGCAAAACGGGTGAAGAAAACTCGTTATCTTTCGAAACTCTGCCTTATGTGGGTCTTTCTAAAACCTATAACGTCGACGGCCAAACGCCGGATTCTGCAGGCACTATGTCAGCGATGATGACAGGTGTAAAAACCGACGTGGGCGTGATTTCACAAGCTGAAGGCGTAGTTCGTGCTAACTGTGCTTCGACTAAAGATCAAAATCTCGTGACATCATTAGAGCTTGCTGCAATGGCGGGAATGGCAACGGGTGTGGTAACGACTGCGCGTTTAACCCACGCAACCCCTGCGGCAACTTACGCCCATGTGCCAGAACGTGATTGGGAAGCCGATTCAAACCTGCCAGCAGAAGCTGTGACTAACGGCTGTAAAGATATCGCCGCGCAAATGCTCGACTTTAACTATGGCAGCGGTCTTAACGTGATGATGGGTGGCGGTCGCCGCGCCTTTATTCCTAAGACGACCGTTGATCCAGAAGGTAAAGCGGGTAAGCGTAACGATGGTCGCGACCTCACTGCTGAGTGGATGACCAAATACACTAACGCCGCTTACGTGCAAGACAGGGACGGTTTCCTCAGTGTGGATGCGGCAAGCACAGATCATTTGCTTGGCCTATTCAACTCATCGCACATGGAATACGACTACGATCGTAAAGAAGCCGGCGTGACTGGCGAGCCATCACTGGCGGAAATGACGGCTAAGTCGATTGATATTCTGAAGAAAAACTCAAAAGGCTTCGTGCTGATTGTTGAAGCTGGCCGTATCGACCACGCTCACCATGCAGGTAATGCGGCGCGTGCGCTTTATGACACAATGGCATTGTCTGAAGCGGTGCGTGTGGCGATGGAAAAAACCTCGGCAAACGATACCTTGTTAATGGTTACAGCGGATCACAGCCATGTGTTCACCATCGCAGGTTATCCAACTCGCGGTAACCCTATCCTAGGTTTAGTGAAGTCGAACGACGCCAACGGCGTTGCTGAAGTGACTAACTCTACCGATGCTAACGGTTTGCCATATACCACAGTCGGTTACGCTAACGGCATGGGCTATGCGTCATTAGCTACAGGTGGCGATGAGCGTTACAACTTCCCAGTGGACGCAGGCCGTAAGGACTTGAACTTTGTTGATACCCAAAGTGCAGGATTCCATCAAGAAGCCCTAGTGCCATTAAGCGATGAGACCCATGCAGGGGAAGACGTGGCGATTTTCGCCCGCGGCCCAAGTTCGGATCTTATCCAAGGTACGGTTGAGCAGAACCACATTTTCCACGTGATGAACCGCGCGGCAAATTTAGTGGCTAAAGCTGAAGCGGCTGCCGTTAAGTAA
- a CDS encoding alkaline phosphatase produces the protein MNIKRIAAAISCSLMTVVAHAAVLPATQTDSQWFKDSAANVVAKAQVDTKKTAKNVILFVGDGMSISTLTAARILQGQDKADNQGGEENFLSFEQFPHTALVKTYNTNQQTPDSAGTMTAMATGVKTKAGIISISDTSLRGNCLSSKGNELVSLVDLANAKGLSTGIVTTARLTHATPAATYAKTPERDWEGDFNLPAEAVANGCTDIASQLVMRDEANSLTVALGGGRSYFLPTTVKDGENKAGKRKDGKDLTKAWVDNFSKSAYVWDKKGFDAIDAANTDHLLGLFNPSHMEYEADRADDVGGEPSLTEMTAKSLDILKKNDKGYLLIVESGRIDHGHHAGNASRALTDAVELSNAVKAAMDATSSDDTLIMVTADHSHVFTIAGYPKRGNPILGLVHNVDGTLATANDNKPYTTLAYTNGPGAVVGVRDDLTSVDTQDKDFMQQALIPMESETHAGEDISLHARGPGSNLVQGVIEQNVIFHIINQAQQLGGTKY, from the coding sequence ATGAATATTAAACGGATCGCTGCAGCTATCTCCTGCAGCTTAATGACGGTTGTAGCTCATGCTGCAGTCCTGCCCGCAACACAAACAGACAGCCAGTGGTTTAAAGACAGTGCGGCAAACGTGGTGGCTAAAGCCCAAGTCGACACTAAAAAAACCGCTAAAAATGTGATTTTATTTGTCGGTGACGGCATGAGTATTTCGACGCTAACGGCAGCCCGTATTCTGCAAGGGCAGGATAAAGCTGACAATCAAGGCGGCGAAGAAAACTTCTTAAGTTTCGAACAGTTCCCCCACACGGCGTTAGTGAAAACCTATAACACTAACCAACAAACGCCAGATTCTGCGGGCACTATGACAGCCATGGCGACAGGCGTTAAAACCAAGGCGGGTATTATCTCTATTTCAGATACCAGCTTACGTGGTAACTGTTTGTCTTCAAAAGGCAATGAACTTGTTTCACTGGTCGACCTTGCTAATGCCAAAGGATTATCAACAGGCATAGTCACTACGGCGCGTTTAACCCACGCCACGCCAGCGGCAACCTATGCCAAAACCCCTGAGCGCGATTGGGAAGGCGATTTCAACTTACCTGCCGAAGCGGTTGCGAACGGTTGTACCGACATCGCAAGCCAATTAGTGATGCGTGATGAAGCCAATTCGTTAACTGTGGCATTAGGTGGCGGACGTAGCTACTTCCTACCCACAACAGTGAAAGATGGCGAGAACAAAGCCGGTAAACGTAAAGACGGTAAAGACTTAACTAAAGCTTGGGTCGATAATTTCAGCAAATCTGCTTACGTGTGGGACAAAAAAGGCTTCGACGCCATTGATGCTGCCAACACAGATCATTTACTCGGCCTATTCAATCCATCACACATGGAATACGAAGCAGACCGCGCTGATGACGTCGGTGGTGAGCCATCACTAACTGAAATGACCGCTAAATCCCTCGATATTTTGAAGAAGAACGACAAAGGCTACTTGCTGATCGTTGAATCTGGCCGTATCGACCATGGTCACCATGCGGGCAATGCGAGCCGCGCGTTGACCGATGCGGTTGAATTATCTAACGCAGTGAAAGCGGCAATGGATGCGACGAGCAGCGATGATACCTTGATCATGGTAACAGCGGATCACAGCCATGTGTTCACTATCGCAGGCTACCCAAAACGCGGTAACCCTATCTTAGGTTTAGTGCATAACGTCGATGGCACATTAGCGACGGCGAATGACAACAAGCCTTACACCACGCTGGCTTATACCAACGGCCCTGGTGCTGTGGTGGGTGTGCGTGACGACTTAACCTCAGTCGATACGCAAGATAAAGATTTTATGCAACAAGCGCTTATCCCAATGGAAAGTGAGACTCACGCCGGTGAAGACATCAGCTTACATGCCAGAGGTCCAGGTTCGAATCTGGTTCAGGGCGTGATTGAGCAGAACGTGATCTTCCACATTATCAACCAAGCGCAGCAGCTTGGCGGCACTAAGTACTAA
- a CDS encoding transporter substrate-binding domain-containing protein — MQRRSNMRIWSVLIGLFFCISVHATSKSTAETTAVLADKPIITMAFYEDPKHNFYFKWAELIYTQAFERLGYGFSYQVVPAARASKMADSGKVDCEPGRVFRYGEKFTNLIRIEEPVVDTHLIAFAHNPKIKITNWQALQKSRYKIEYYRGVFLAEQKLKGLIPEERLTESSSPVSSFRKMLRDRIDIYIDTEASSLDLLQTPEFQGSEIIAIATLEELTSYGYLNKRHAALAVNLARELKQMKQEGIFETYKQQARKSLNDVINNGDTPQ; from the coding sequence ATGCAGCGACGGAGCAATATGCGCATTTGGAGTGTGTTGATAGGCTTATTTTTTTGTATCTCTGTTCATGCGACCAGTAAATCCACAGCAGAAACTACAGCGGTACTTGCTGATAAACCTATCATTACCATGGCGTTTTATGAGGACCCCAAACACAACTTCTACTTTAAATGGGCTGAACTGATTTACACCCAAGCTTTTGAACGCTTAGGGTATGGCTTCTCCTATCAAGTGGTTCCCGCTGCCCGCGCCAGTAAGATGGCGGACTCAGGAAAAGTGGATTGTGAGCCGGGGCGCGTATTTCGTTATGGCGAGAAGTTTACCAACCTCATTCGCATCGAGGAACCGGTTGTCGATACCCATTTAATTGCCTTCGCACACAATCCCAAAATCAAGATTACCAACTGGCAAGCACTGCAAAAGAGTCGATATAAGATCGAATACTATCGAGGCGTGTTCCTCGCAGAACAAAAGCTAAAGGGACTCATTCCAGAGGAGCGCCTGACGGAATCCTCATCCCCTGTGAGCTCTTTTCGTAAAATGCTCCGCGACCGAATCGATATCTATATTGATACAGAGGCAAGCTCATTGGATCTATTACAAACCCCAGAATTTCAAGGTAGCGAGATCATCGCGATTGCCACCCTAGAAGAACTCACTAGCTATGGTTACCTGAATAAACGTCACGCGGCACTCGCCGTAAATCTTGCTCGGGAGCTAAAACAGATGAAACAAGAAGGCATATTTGAAACCTATAAACAGCAGGCGCGAAAATCGCTTAATGATGTAATAAATAATGGCGATACCCCACAATAA
- a CDS encoding diguanylate cyclase domain-containing protein, which yields MGTQFARTLAILRQRTRSTVAKVLLIISMFIGICIALVALVYIQGNIFDGVRTYVRGEGLWAKAQKDAVLYLTHYSHTQNDVDFQRYRAATSVMEGDHRARQALLATPIDEQAAKLGFIQGLNDERDTDSLIWFFRHFQSNSYMRQAIQLWGLADQRFEFVMQLAENMRIEINQLGGRPEVLAQYRQQLIDVNEELLSLEIEFSAVLSEGARWVKQMTWLISLGALLLFISIGIFASRQIIRNIAKSERQLLISESRFTSLKNSDTIGIISWQLDGTLHDANDHFLNMLNFDRADLTSGLINWRSITPPEYETRDAIAIAELEQFGHCQQYEKQLISKSGALVPVMLAASFLNGSKCEGVAYFMDLTASKQAEDKLRLAATVFNASTDGIMITDPLLSIISINQAFTHITGFTQQDLHGDANHFLNDGHNSDDARQAMLNLLQQGEQWQGELLKQVKSGDLLPLSVRINTVRNEHDRLTHFVIVITDIAERKAEEEYLRHIAHHDALTNLPNRVLFHTKLEQAIVHAQRSDDIFAILFLDLDNFKPVNDQFGHDVGDKLLQEVAKRLSSGIRQMDTITRLGGDEFVILLEHLANTHRIGQLIPQISQAICAPYTINGHQIHIGVSVGLAIYPENGTDAKSLINHADQAMYSMKKTNKTHLQSLG from the coding sequence ATGGGGACTCAGTTCGCGCGCACATTAGCTATTTTACGGCAACGAACTCGCTCAACCGTTGCTAAGGTTCTGTTGATCATCAGCATGTTTATCGGGATCTGCATCGCCCTCGTCGCACTTGTGTATATTCAAGGCAATATATTTGATGGTGTACGCACCTATGTCCGCGGTGAAGGCTTGTGGGCCAAGGCGCAAAAAGATGCGGTACTTTATCTCACCCACTATTCACACACCCAAAATGATGTGGACTTTCAGCGTTATCGTGCAGCGACGAGCGTCATGGAAGGCGATCATCGAGCTAGACAAGCCCTACTCGCCACACCCATTGATGAACAAGCCGCCAAACTGGGTTTTATTCAGGGCCTCAATGACGAACGCGATACCGACTCACTGATCTGGTTCTTCCGTCACTTTCAATCCAATTCCTATATGCGGCAAGCGATTCAGCTGTGGGGCTTAGCCGATCAACGCTTCGAGTTTGTAATGCAACTCGCCGAGAATATGCGTATTGAAATCAATCAACTGGGTGGGAGACCCGAAGTCCTCGCGCAATACCGCCAGCAATTGATTGATGTAAATGAAGAATTACTCAGCCTAGAAATTGAATTTTCCGCTGTGCTCAGTGAAGGCGCGCGCTGGGTCAAGCAAATGACCTGGTTGATTAGCCTTGGCGCCCTACTGCTGTTTATCAGTATTGGGATCTTCGCCAGTCGGCAGATCATTCGTAACATCGCCAAGTCTGAACGGCAGTTACTGATCAGTGAATCTCGCTTCACTAGCCTGAAAAACTCCGACACCATAGGGATTATTTCTTGGCAGCTCGATGGCACCCTCCATGATGCCAATGATCATTTCCTCAATATGCTCAATTTTGACCGCGCGGATTTGACCTCAGGCTTAATCAACTGGCGCTCAATTACCCCACCAGAATATGAAACACGAGATGCCATTGCGATTGCAGAGTTAGAACAGTTTGGTCACTGCCAACAATATGAAAAACAACTTATTAGCAAGAGTGGTGCCTTAGTGCCTGTGATGCTAGCGGCCAGTTTTTTAAATGGCAGCAAATGTGAAGGCGTGGCCTACTTTATGGATCTCACCGCCAGTAAACAGGCCGAAGATAAACTCAGGCTCGCGGCAACCGTGTTTAATGCCAGCACCGACGGCATAATGATCACCGATCCCCTGCTGAGTATTATTTCTATCAATCAAGCCTTTACTCATATTACTGGCTTTACCCAGCAGGATTTGCACGGCGATGCCAACCACTTCCTCAATGACGGGCACAATAGTGATGACGCCCGCCAAGCCATGCTAAATCTGCTTCAACAGGGCGAGCAATGGCAGGGGGAATTACTCAAACAAGTTAAATCGGGCGACTTACTGCCGCTCAGTGTGCGCATCAATACAGTGCGCAATGAGCATGACCGCCTGACTCATTTTGTCATTGTGATTACCGACATTGCCGAACGTAAGGCAGAGGAGGAATATCTGCGTCATATCGCCCATCACGACGCCCTGACTAACCTGCCTAATCGTGTGTTATTCCACACTAAACTTGAACAAGCCATAGTGCACGCTCAAAGGTCTGATGATATTTTTGCAATCCTTTTCTTAGACTTAGATAACTTTAAGCCAGTGAATGACCAGTTTGGTCACGATGTGGGAGATAAACTATTACAGGAAGTCGCGAAACGGCTTTCATCTGGGATTCGCCAAATGGATACCATCACTCGCCTCGGAGGCGATGAGTTTGTGATCCTGCTAGAACACCTTGCCAATACACACAGAATCGGCCAACTGATCCCTCAGATAAGCCAAGCTATTTGCGCGCCTTACACTATCAATGGTCATCAAATCCATATCGGTGTCAGCGTCGGTTTGGCGATTTATCCAGAAAACGGCACAGATGCAAAAAGCCTGATCAATCATGCTGATCAGGCCATGTATTCGATGAAAAAAACCAATAAGACTCACCTGCAAAGCCTAGGTTAA
- a CDS encoding PadR family transcriptional regulator, giving the protein MTSSQLVKMRLELRRGVLVLAVLGLLKQPHYGYSLRKQLQEGGIDIDEGTLYPLVRRLADQGLLDSEWRQAEGRERRYYQLSSLGAELLSQLTDEWQQLNGALAFLLEQSADTNGSDINCSDESAEEI; this is encoded by the coding sequence ATGACAAGTTCACAGCTAGTCAAAATGCGACTCGAGTTGCGCCGTGGGGTATTAGTGTTGGCGGTACTGGGATTATTAAAACAACCCCACTACGGTTATTCGCTCCGCAAACAGTTGCAGGAAGGCGGTATCGATATTGACGAGGGGACTCTGTATCCCTTAGTGCGCCGCCTAGCCGATCAAGGATTGTTGGATAGTGAGTGGCGACAGGCCGAAGGGCGTGAGCGTCGTTATTACCAATTGTCGTCATTGGGGGCTGAGTTACTCAGTCAACTTACCGATGAATGGCAGCAACTTAATGGCGCCTTGGCTTTTTTGCTGGAGCAAAGCGCTGACACTAATGGCTCTGATATTAACTGCTCAGACGAGAGCGCAGAGGAGATTTGA
- a CDS encoding excalibur calcium-binding domain-containing protein — MLMDRGVLVRWNDEKGFGFIQPEKNAAQDVFIHISVLKKMARKPIVGDSILFQTEVQNDGKRKAVIASIEGVAVIAASATPRSHSHVQSRNENFNFNNKNKAHYHSPRKSSFNTIIPLLIIVTIVIFGFKQYQEFNEAPAIDEVPVLTNEDIQRMPMYETKVITQTPATPRFQCEAGKTHCSHMSSCTEATFYIQHCPNTQMDGDDDGIPCERQWCS, encoded by the coding sequence ATGCTCATGGATAGAGGCGTGCTGGTACGCTGGAACGATGAAAAGGGATTTGGCTTTATTCAGCCTGAAAAAAACGCCGCCCAAGATGTGTTTATTCACATTTCAGTGCTGAAAAAGATGGCGAGAAAACCCATAGTGGGCGACAGCATTCTGTTTCAAACTGAAGTGCAAAATGACGGCAAAAGAAAAGCGGTTATCGCCTCGATTGAAGGCGTCGCTGTTATTGCAGCGAGTGCTACACCGCGCTCCCACTCTCATGTCCAATCACGCAATGAAAACTTCAACTTCAATAACAAAAACAAAGCCCATTACCATAGCCCACGAAAATCTTCATTTAATACAATAATCCCGCTGCTAATAATCGTGACCATAGTTATCTTTGGCTTTAAACAATACCAAGAGTTCAATGAAGCTCCTGCAATCGATGAAGTACCAGTCCTCACTAATGAGGACATTCAGAGAATGCCCATGTATGAAACTAAAGTGATAACTCAAACACCTGCAACGCCAAGATTCCAATGTGAAGCGGGTAAAACCCATTGCAGCCACATGAGTTCCTGTACTGAAGCGACTTTCTATATCCAACATTGCCCCAATACTCAAATGGATGGTGACGATGATGGCATTCCCTGCGAGCGCCAGTGGTGCAGTTAG
- a CDS encoding thioredoxin family protein, translating to MYTDIITQIDSPEILESMLTEHAAVLLLFGAPDCGVCQTLKPRIAEMLAQAFPQMRMAYIDCQAQGEIAASRNVFALPVVECVFYGKTFGRFSKVFSLADIRGALARPYGLIVTE from the coding sequence ATGTACACCGATATCATTACGCAAATTGATTCACCTGAGATACTGGAGTCCATGTTAACTGAGCATGCGGCGGTGCTGTTGTTATTTGGCGCGCCGGACTGCGGTGTGTGTCAAACGCTCAAACCAAGAATTGCTGAGATGTTAGCGCAAGCGTTCCCGCAGATGCGGATGGCCTATATTGATTGCCAAGCCCAAGGTGAGATAGCGGCGAGCCGCAATGTATTTGCCTTGCCTGTGGTGGAATGTGTGTTTTATGGCAAAACCTTTGGACGTTTTTCCAAGGTGTTTTCGTTAGCGGATATTCGAGGGGCGCTTGCCCGCCCCTATGGTTTAATCGTGACGGAATAA
- a CDS encoding NifB/NifX family molybdenum-iron cluster-binding protein, with amino-acid sequence MIIAMPMSRERLASHFTKALQIGFYNEQLQLIKLVDNPAIEGDCSAKKALLELIIQQGTNIVLVQNIGERMLGKLLDAGISVSKGSASQTVATLLAQTADLNLRLTDASQGRASLKHAAKGGCCHSTGDGCGCSGKAKAAPGSTRLISTPVVQVKLDKSVHYAGFRPLVNK; translated from the coding sequence ATGATTATTGCCATGCCGATGAGCCGCGAACGCCTCGCCAGTCACTTTACTAAAGCCCTACAGATTGGTTTTTATAACGAACAGCTTCAGCTGATCAAGCTGGTCGATAACCCGGCAATTGAAGGTGACTGTAGTGCTAAAAAAGCCTTACTAGAGCTGATTATTCAACAGGGTACCAATATTGTACTTGTACAGAATATCGGTGAGCGCATGTTGGGAAAGTTGCTCGATGCGGGGATTAGCGTGAGTAAAGGCAGTGCCAGTCAAACAGTGGCGACTTTACTTGCACAAACAGCGGATTTGAATCTTAGGTTGACTGATGCATCCCAAGGTCGCGCTTCACTCAAACATGCCGCCAAGGGCGGATGTTGTCATTCTACAGGTGACGGCTGTGGTTGCAGCGGTAAAGCTAAAGCAGCACCTGGCTCAACACGTCTTATAAGCACGCCAGTAGTACAGGTTAAGCTCGATAAGTCAGTGCATTACGCTGGGTTTAGGCCGCTGGTAAACAAATAA
- a CDS encoding DUF134 domain-containing protein: MPRPKKCRQLSSCVPCSLFKPNGIPAVELTHIQLEADEFEALELGDVKRLSQIEAAALMGISRQTFGYLLANARKKVATAITQGQALRLPTQTDKDLS, encoded by the coding sequence ATGCCAAGACCCAAAAAATGCCGTCAATTATCGAGCTGTGTGCCCTGTAGCCTATTTAAGCCTAATGGGATCCCTGCGGTTGAATTAACCCATATTCAATTAGAAGCCGATGAGTTTGAGGCCCTCGAACTGGGTGATGTGAAAAGATTAAGCCAGATCGAAGCCGCAGCCTTGATGGGGATCTCTCGGCAAACCTTTGGTTACCTTCTCGCCAATGCCCGTAAAAAGGTGGCGACGGCCATTACTCAAGGTCAAGCCTTGAGACTGCCAACCCAAACAGACAAGGATTTATCATGA